A stretch of the uncultured Trichococcus sp. genome encodes the following:
- a CDS encoding nuclease-related domain-containing protein: MNIYQILFSRMYLSNDDYYYYLNLLKGFEGEMRFDELIEKLKEYCLILNDLQLEIRRSSFQIDALLIFSGKIILCEIKNYEGVHYWGKDKFTKQNGIAMENPALQLQKTRVRLELLLLELGCKMEVEAFVVYVNPQFTLLGAPADEQLLLPTQISGYFGNLHTGAKPTAEQIKLADALVKLHKPDYPSKMPEYRYDQLRKGIPCTACGTLLETFNGHRQSCANCGKKVNVKNAIKTSISDFRLLFPNEPVTSSRITDWCGTGRRDRIFRILREEFVAKGSGKTRYYV; the protein is encoded by the coding sequence TTGAACATTTATCAAATCTTGTTTTCACGCATGTATTTGTCAAACGATGACTACTATTATTATCTCAATTTACTAAAAGGATTCGAAGGAGAGATGCGTTTCGATGAATTAATTGAAAAACTGAAAGAGTATTGTTTGATTCTTAATGATCTACAATTGGAAATCCGGAGGTCTTCTTTCCAAATCGATGCCTTGCTGATCTTTTCCGGAAAAATAATATTATGCGAAATAAAAAACTATGAAGGGGTGCATTATTGGGGAAAAGATAAGTTCACCAAACAGAACGGAATAGCCATGGAGAATCCTGCTTTACAGCTTCAGAAGACACGAGTTCGGCTGGAATTGCTTCTTCTGGAGTTGGGCTGCAAGATGGAAGTAGAGGCCTTTGTAGTCTATGTCAATCCGCAATTCACATTGCTGGGTGCTCCTGCTGATGAGCAGTTATTACTGCCGACCCAGATTTCTGGATATTTTGGAAATCTGCATACGGGCGCCAAACCGACTGCGGAACAGATAAAATTGGCGGATGCACTTGTAAAACTCCACAAGCCTGATTATCCAAGCAAAATGCCGGAATATCGTTACGACCAGTTAAGAAAAGGAATCCCTTGCACCGCCTGCGGTACTCTCTTGGAAACATTCAATGGCCATCGTCAATCATGCGCGAACTGCGGAAAGAAAGTGAATGTCAAGAACGCGATCAAAACCAGCATATCGGATTTCCGCTTGTTGTTTCCGAATGAACCGGTAACATCATCCCGCATAACGGATTGGTGTGGAACTGGACGGAGGGATCGCATCTTTCGGATTTTGAGGGAGGAATTTGTTGCGAAAGGGAGCGGAAAAACGCGTTATTACGTATAG